From the Helicobacter pylori genome, one window contains:
- the flgA gene encoding flagellar basal body P-ring formation chaperone FlgA, with translation MKILTLFLIGLNALFALDLNTLKTGIKETYLKEYQDLKLEIETINLEIPERFSHASILSYELSASNKLKKDGVVFLKLENEPNLRLPVRYSVIGSMQAFKSVSAIKKDENITANNTKKERVSFGALSNPLLEGAIDKVSAKHFIPPDTLLSTDKTQALIIVRKNDIITGVYEEGQISIEISLKALENGALNQIIQAKNLESNKILKAKVLSSSKAQIL, from the coding sequence TTGAAAATTTTAACCCTTTTTTTGATAGGTTTAAACGCGCTCTTCGCCCTAGATTTAAACACGCTTAAAACAGGGATCAAAGAAACTTACCTCAAAGAATACCAAGACTTAAAATTGGAAATTGAAACAATTAATTTAGAAATCCCGGAGCGTTTTTCTCACGCTTCCATTTTAAGCTATGAATTGAGCGCTTCTAACAAGCTTAAAAAAGATGGGGTTGTGTTTTTAAAATTGGAAAATGAGCCTAATTTACGCCTACCGGTGCGTTATAGCGTGATAGGCAGCATGCAGGCTTTTAAAAGCGTTAGCGCGATTAAAAAAGACGAGAACATCACCGCTAACAACACCAAAAAAGAGCGCGTTTCGTTTGGCGCGCTTTCTAACCCCTTGTTAGAGGGCGCGATTGATAAAGTGAGCGCGAAACATTTTATCCCCCCTGACACGCTTTTAAGCACAGATAAAACCCAAGCTTTAATCATCGTGCGTAAAAACGACATCATCACCGGGGTGTATGAAGAGGGGCAAATCAGCATAGAAATAAGCCTAAAAGCCCTAGAAAATGGTGCACTTAATCAAATCATTCAAGCGAAAAATTTAGAAAGCAATAAAATCTTAAAAGCGAAAGTGTTGAGCAGCTCTAAGGCGCAAATCTTATAA
- a CDS encoding N-6 DNA methylase, giving the protein MNKVPSIEPQIADKFNNELRNYGLDYKLEQESLNTEIDEALKNYASKSGGLGGNRPDVKLLLNTQDPNRRIPILIEYKGLKDKLIKLDKNKLVENFKNHEPHYKNIREYALNGALHYANAILHHTDYTECIAIGITGYKDNKGGICSQIAVYYVNKSNLGMGIDVSKGEQAYSDLSFLSRKHFNDFIKRVDTLSLSDEDLERIREKKNQEIEDCLTCLNNDIYKKDKLSLSEEDRLYLVVASIIANLGISNLVAPLKKEDLKSSDEVHQRDGDIMLRKIQSFLEYKHLPQEKKQSIISLLEPLLKNENDNKAINGESRLKRCFSEIVDNLGIYYKIGLSTDFTGKLFNEMYRWLGFTQDQLNDVVLTPPYVATLLARLSKVNKDSFVWDFATGSAGLLVASMNLMIEDAKKRITSPKELEQKIAHIKAKQLLGIEKLQKIYILAVLNMILMGDGSSQILNQDSLSGFDGKVNNKEFKANAFVLNPPYSASGNGMVFVEQALEKMQSGYASVIIQSSAGSGKAKEYNVRILEKHTLLASIKMPLDLFIGKSSVQTHIYVFRVNEKHDAKQKVKFINFSNDGYARANRKKAKASHNLKDTHNAKERYNEVVDLVHIGQSCLKFLSEDDYYENTIDPKNGSDWNQNKPTDTKPELEDFKRTIADYLSYEVGLILKNQTPPK; this is encoded by the coding sequence ATGAATAAAGTTCCATCCATTGAGCCTCAAATCGCTGATAAGTTCAACAACGAGTTAAGAAATTATGGACTAGACTATAAACTAGAGCAAGAAAGCCTGAATACAGAAATTGATGAAGCTTTAAAAAATTACGCTTCTAAAAGTGGGGGTTTAGGGGGTAACCGCCCTGATGTGAAACTTTTATTAAACACACAAGACCCTAACAGAAGAATCCCTATTTTAATAGAATACAAAGGATTAAAAGATAAGCTCATTAAATTAGACAAAAACAAACTGGTAGAAAACTTTAAAAACCATGAGCCTCATTATAAAAACATTAGAGAATACGCCCTAAATGGGGCTTTGCATTACGCTAATGCGATTTTACACCACACGGACTACACTGAATGCATCGCCATAGGCATCACAGGCTATAAAGACAATAAAGGCGGCATATGCTCTCAAATCGCTGTTTATTATGTGAATAAAAGCAATTTGGGCATGGGGATAGATGTCTCAAAAGGCGAGCAAGCTTATAGTGATCTATCCTTTTTAAGCCGTAAGCATTTTAACGACTTTATTAAACGAGTAGACACCCTTTCTTTAAGCGATGAAGATTTAGAGCGCATTAGAGAAAAGAAAAACCAAGAAATAGAAGACTGCTTGACTTGTCTCAATAATGATATTTATAAAAAAGACAAGCTTTCTTTAAGCGAAGAAGATCGTTTGTATTTAGTGGTTGCGAGCATTATCGCTAATTTAGGCATCTCTAATTTGGTAGCCCCCCTAAAAAAAGAAGATTTAAAATCTAGCGATGAGGTCCATCAAAGAGATGGCGACATCATGCTCAGAAAAATCCAATCCTTTTTAGAGTATAAGCATTTGCCCCAAGAAAAAAAGCAAAGCATCATTTCTTTATTAGAGCCTTTATTAAAAAACGAAAACGACAACAAAGCCATTAATGGCGAAAGCCGTTTGAAGCGCTGTTTTAGTGAAATCGTGGATAATTTGGGCATTTATTATAAAATCGGTCTTAGCACGGATTTTACCGGTAAATTGTTCAATGAAATGTATCGCTGGCTGGGTTTCACGCAAGACCAATTAAACGATGTGGTGCTCACGCCTCCTTATGTCGCCACGCTTTTAGCCAGACTCTCCAAAGTCAATAAGGATAGTTTCGTGTGGGATTTTGCTACCGGAAGCGCTGGGTTATTAGTCGCAAGCATGAATTTGATGATAGAAGACGCTAAAAAGCGTATCACTAGCCCAAAGGAATTAGAGCAAAAAATCGCCCACATTAAAGCCAAGCAACTTTTAGGCATAGAAAAATTACAAAAAATCTATATTCTAGCGGTGTTAAACATGATTTTAATGGGCGATGGGAGCAGTCAAATCTTAAACCAAGACAGCTTGAGCGGTTTTGATGGCAAAGTCAATAATAAAGAATTTAAAGCTAACGCTTTTGTTTTAAACCCGCCTTATTCCGCTAGCGGTAATGGCATGGTGTTTGTGGAGCAGGCTTTAGAAAAAATGCAAAGCGGTTATGCGAGCGTGATCATCCAATCAAGCGCCGGCAGTGGCAAAGCCAAAGAATACAATGTAAGGATTTTGGAAAAACACACGCTTTTAGCGAGCATTAAAATGCCTTTAGATTTATTCATCGGCAAAAGCAGCGTTCAAACCCATATCTATGTTTTTAGGGTCAATGAAAAGCATGACGCTAAGCAAAAGGTGAAATTTATTAATTTCAGTAACGACGGCTACGCTAGAGCGAATCGCAAAAAAGCCAAAGCCAGCCACAATTTAAAAGACACGCATAACGCCAAAGAGCGCTACAACGAAGTCGTGGATTTAGTCCATATTGGCCAATCATGTTTGAAATTTTTAAGCGAAGATGACTACTATGAAAACACCATAGACCCCAAAAACGGGAGCGATTGGAACCAAAATAAACCCACCGACACCAAACCCGAATTAGAGGATTTTAAAAGAACGATAGCTGATTACCTTTCTTATGAAGTGGGCTTGATTTTAAAAAATCAAACGCCCCCAAAGTGA
- the polA gene encoding DNA polymerase I: protein MEQPVIKEGTLALIDTFAYLFRSYYMSAKTKPLTNDKGFPTGLLTGLVGMVKKFYKDKKNMPFIVFALESQTKTKRAEKLGEYKQNRKDAPKEMLLQIPIALEWLQKMGFTCVEMSGFEADDVIATLATLSPYKTRIYSKDKDFNQLLSDKIALFDGKTEFLAKDCVEKYGILPSQFTDYQGIVGDSSDNYKGIKGIGSKNAKELLQQLGSLEKIYENLDLAKNLLSPKMYQALIQDKESAFLSKELATLERGCIKEFDFLSCAFPSENPLLKIKDELKEYGFISTLRDLEKSPLIVENAPILDSAPALENAPKKSCMIVLESAEPLSMFLEKLKNPNARVFMRLVLDKEKKVLALAFLLQDQGYFLPLEEALFSPFSLEFLQNAFSQMLQHAQIIGHDLKPLLSFLKAKYQVSLENIRIQDTQILAFLKNPEKVGFDEVLKEYLKEDLIPHEKIKDFKTTSKAEKLEQLSLELNALKRLCEYFEKGGLEEGLLILARDIETPFMKVLMGMEFQGFKIDAPYFKRLEQEFKDELNVLERQILDLIGVDFNLNSPKQLSEVLYEKLGLPKNKSHSTDEKNLLKILDKHPSIPLILEYRELNKLFNTYTTPLLRLKDKDDKIHTTFIQTGTATGRLSSHSPNLQNIPVRSPKGLLIRKGFIASSKEYCLLGVDYSQIELRLLAHFSQDKDLMEAFLKGRDIHLETSKALFGEDLAKEKRSIAKSINFGLVYGMGSKKLSETLNIPLSEAKSYIEAYFKRFPSIKDYLNGMREEILKTSKAFTLLGRYRVFDFNGVNDYVKGNYLREGVNAIFQGSASDLLKLGMLKVSERFKNNPSVRLLLQVHDELIFEIEEKNAPELQQEIQRILNDEVYPLRVPLETSAFIAKRWNELKG from the coding sequence ATGGAGCAGCCAGTCATTAAAGAAGGGACTTTAGCTTTAATTGATACTTTTGCGTATTTGTTTAGAAGCTATTACATGAGCGCTAAAACAAAACCTTTAACCAACGATAAGGGCTTTCCTACAGGGCTTTTAACGGGGCTTGTGGGCATGGTTAAAAAATTTTATAAGGATAAAAAAAACATGCCTTTTATCGTGTTCGCCCTAGAAAGCCAGACTAAAACTAAAAGAGCTGAAAAACTGGGCGAATACAAACAAAATCGTAAAGACGCCCCTAAAGAGATGCTTTTACAAATCCCTATCGCTTTAGAATGGTTGCAAAAAATGGGTTTTACTTGCGTGGAAATGAGCGGGTTTGAAGCCGATGACGTGATCGCTACTCTAGCCACGCTAAGCCCTTATAAAACGCGCATTTATTCTAAAGATAAGGATTTTAACCAGCTTTTGAGCGATAAAATCGCGCTTTTTGATGGCAAAACGGAGTTTTTGGCGAAGGATTGCGTGGAAAAATACGGGATTTTGCCGAGTCAATTCACGGATTATCAGGGCATTGTAGGGGATAGCAGCGATAATTACAAGGGGATTAAGGGCATTGGGAGCAAGAACGCTAAGGAATTGTTACAACAATTAGGGAGCTTGGAAAAAATCTATGAAAATTTAGACTTGGCGAAAAATTTACTCAGCCCTAAAATGTATCAAGCCCTTATACAAGACAAAGAGAGCGCGTTTTTAAGCAAAGAATTAGCCACTTTAGAAAGAGGGTGCATTAAAGAATTTGATTTTTTAAGTTGCGCTTTTCCTAGCGAAAACCCCCTATTGAAAATCAAAGACGAACTGAAAGAATATGGTTTTATTTCCACTTTAAGGGATTTAGAAAAATCCCCTTTAATTGTAGAAAACGCCCCCATATTAGACAGCGCCCCCGCCTTAGAAAACGCCCCTAAAAAATCGTGCATGATCGTTTTAGAAAGCGCTGAGCCTTTGAGCATGTTTTTAGAAAAATTAAAAAACCCTAACGCTAGGGTTTTTATGCGTTTGGTGCTAGATAAAGAAAAAAAAGTTCTAGCCCTAGCGTTTTTATTACAAGATCAAGGCTATTTTTTACCTTTAGAAGAGGCGTTATTTTCGCCCTTTTCTTTGGAGTTTTTGCAAAACGCTTTTTCTCAAATGTTACAGCATGCGCAAATCATTGGGCATGATTTAAAGCCTTTATTGAGCTTTTTAAAAGCCAAATATCAGGTGTCTTTAGAAAACATCCGCATCCAGGACACTCAAATTTTAGCGTTTTTAAAGAATCCGGAAAAAGTGGGGTTTGATGAGGTTTTAAAGGAATATTTAAAAGAAGATTTAATCCCGCATGAAAAAATCAAAGATTTTAAAACAACAAGCAAGGCGGAAAAATTAGAGCAATTGAGTTTGGAATTAAACGCTTTAAAGCGTTTGTGCGAATACTTTGAAAAAGGGGGGCTAGAAGAGGGTTTGCTTATTTTGGCTAGAGACATTGAAACGCCGTTCATGAAAGTTTTAATGGGCATGGAATTTCAAGGCTTTAAGATTGATGCGCCTTATTTCAAGCGATTAGAGCAGGAGTTTAAAGATGAATTAAACGTTTTAGAGCGCCAAATTTTGGATTTAATCGGCGTGGATTTTAACCTCAATTCGCCCAAGCAACTTAGCGAAGTCTTGTATGAAAAATTAGGGCTTCCTAAAAATAAAAGCCATTCTACCGATGAAAAAAATTTGTTAAAAATCCTAGACAAGCACCCAAGCATCCCTTTGATTTTAGAATACAGGGAATTGAATAAGCTTTTTAACACTTACACCACTCCCTTATTGCGCTTAAAAGACAAAGACGATAAAATCCATACCACTTTCATCCAAACCGGCACAGCTACCGGGCGTTTAAGCTCGCATTCGCCTAATTTGCAAAATATCCCGGTGCGATCGCCTAAAGGCTTACTCATTCGTAAGGGCTTTATCGCTAGCTCTAAAGAATATTGTTTGCTAGGGGTGGATTATTCGCAGATTGAATTGCGCTTATTAGCCCATTTCAGCCAGGATAAGGATTTAATGGAGGCGTTTTTAAAGGGGCGAGACATCCATTTAGAAACTTCTAAAGCGTTGTTTGGAGAAGATCTGGCCAAAGAAAAACGATCCATCGCTAAAAGCATTAATTTTGGGCTGGTGTATGGCATGGGGAGTAAGAAATTGAGCGAAACTTTAAACATCCCTTTAAGTGAGGCTAAAAGTTACATAGAAGCGTATTTCAAGCGATTCCCTAGCATTAAAGATTATTTAAATGGCATGCGAGAAGAGATTTTAAAAACTTCTAAGGCCTTTACTTTGCTGGGGCGTTACCGGGTGTTTGATTTTAATGGCGTGAATGATTATGTCAAGGGCAATTATTTGCGAGAGGGCGTGAATGCGATTTTTCAAGGGAGCGCGAGCGATTTATTGAAATTAGGCATGCTCAAAGTGAGCGAGCGTTTCAAAAATAACCCTTCGGTGAGGCTGCTTTTGCAAGTGCATGACGAATTGATTTTTGAAATTGAAGAAAAAAACGCCCCAGAGTTGCAGCAAGAAATCCAACGCATTCTTAATGATGAAGTGTATCCTTTGAGGGTGCCGTTAGAAACGAGCGCGTTTATCGCTAAGCGTTGGAATGAACTAAAAGGTTAG
- a CDS encoding ComF family protein: MRCLTCLKLSFKPLCPNCLNDLPLSLKVRVLEGVSVYSFYAYSEIEELIKSKYALIGSRILPLLSQKAGAEFVRILQEKGLNIPLYGIAIDDKIKSFYSHSAALLKGFCQGNLKPTYGTLRATNTISYAGKSLEFRANHPRDFTFKGDKNLDYFLLDDIITTGTTLKEALKYLKALNIKAHFAIALCSADE, encoded by the coding sequence ATGCGCTGTTTAACCTGTTTGAAGCTTTCTTTTAAGCCTCTTTGCCCCAATTGCCTAAACGATCTGCCCTTAAGCTTAAAAGTGAGGGTTTTAGAGGGCGTGAGCGTGTATAGTTTTTACGCTTATAGCGAAATAGAAGAGCTCATTAAAAGCAAATACGCGCTGATTGGTTCTCGCATTTTGCCCTTGCTTTCTCAAAAAGCCGGCGCGGAATTTGTAAGGATTTTACAAGAAAAAGGCTTGAATATCCCCCTTTATGGCATCGCCATTGATGATAAAATCAAATCCTTTTACTCGCATTCCGCCGCGCTTTTAAAAGGCTTTTGTCAAGGCAATTTAAAACCCACTTATGGGACTTTAAGAGCCACAAATACTATTTCATATGCCGGGAAAAGCCTGGAATTTCGCGCTAACCACCCACGGGATTTCACCTTCAAAGGCGATAAAAATTTAGATTATTTTTTGTTAGATGACATTATCACCACCGGCACCACCCTAAAAGAAGCCCTAAAATACCTTAAAGCTTTAAACATTAAAGCGCACTTTGCGATCGCGCTTTGCAGCGCGGATGAATGA
- the uvrD gene encoding DNA helicase UvrD, translating to MGFEKSILDNLNGAQKIAASHIQGPLLILAGAGSGKTKTLTSRLAYLIGACGVPSENTLTLTFTNKASKEMQERALKLLENQALIPPLLCTFHRFGLLFLRQHMSLLKRACDFSVLDSDEVKTLCKQLKISNFRASISQIKNGMMDLSVQDSECYKAYELYQNALKKDNLVDFDDLLYLSLKILQDNEKLAKETSERYHYIMVDEYQDTNALQLEFLKQLSCAHHNLCVVGDDDQSIYGFRGADISNILNFSKHFKGAKIVKLETNYRSSAEILACANSLISHNQHRHIKTLQSFKGSHKSVVCKEYLTQKEESLDVAYQIKALLKKGENLENIAILYRLNGLSRSIEESLNALNIPYRLIGAVSFYERAEVKDALALMHVVAKKDDRFFIKRVLNKPPRGLGKITQEWIFSLLDEESLDLEEALKIGAFKDKLNPKNEYALNKFTAMIGRLREAFEISVEKFCERFLEETNLLKSYEKEDNYEEREGFIKELLSLVKEHFKTNPTHSLLDFLNESVLDVHNTENAQKVSCMSVHMSKGLEFKHVFVIGLEEGFFPHRGFNQESDLEEERRLAYVAITRAKEGLQLSYVKERSYFGRKISCSPSVFLEEAQLLKSDQTPKQDHPKDTPIKVGDLIKHKIFGTGRVLGVEKGLSGLCLKINCGGNVYDKISEKFVEKVDNEF from the coding sequence ATGGGTTTTGAAAAAAGCATTTTAGACAATTTGAACGGAGCGCAAAAAATCGCCGCAAGCCACATTCAAGGGCCTTTATTGATTTTAGCGGGAGCTGGGAGCGGTAAGACTAAGACTTTAACGAGCCGTTTAGCGTATTTGATTGGCGCTTGTGGCGTGCCTAGCGAGAACACTTTAACGCTCACTTTCACCAATAAAGCGAGTAAGGAAATGCAAGAAAGGGCTTTGAAATTGTTGGAAAACCAAGCCCTTATCCCCCCCTTGCTTTGCACTTTCCATCGTTTTGGTTTGCTGTTTTTAAGGCAACACATGAGCCTTTTAAAAAGGGCGTGCGATTTTTCGGTGTTAGATAGCGATGAAGTCAAAACGCTGTGCAAGCAGCTCAAAATTTCAAACTTCAGGGCGAGCATTTCTCAAATCAAAAACGGCATGATGGATTTGAGCGTGCAAGATAGCGAATGTTATAAAGCGTATGAACTTTATCAAAACGCGCTCAAAAAAGACAATTTAGTGGATTTTGACGATCTGCTTTATTTGAGCCTTAAGATTTTACAAGATAATGAAAAACTCGCCAAAGAGACTAGCGAACGCTACCATTACATTATGGTAGATGAATACCAAGACACGAACGCCCTGCAACTAGAATTTTTAAAACAATTGAGTTGCGCGCACCATAATTTGTGCGTGGTGGGCGATGACGATCAGAGCATTTATGGTTTTAGGGGGGCGGATATTTCTAACATTTTAAATTTTTCCAAGCATTTTAAAGGGGCTAAAATAGTGAAATTAGAGACCAACTACCGCTCCAGCGCTGAAATTTTAGCGTGCGCTAATTCCCTTATCAGCCATAACCAACACCGCCACATTAAAACGCTTCAAAGTTTCAAAGGCTCGCATAAAAGCGTGGTTTGTAAGGAATATTTAACGCAAAAAGAAGAGAGCCTGGATGTGGCTTATCAAATCAAAGCCCTTTTAAAGAAGGGCGAAAATTTAGAAAATATCGCTATTTTGTATCGTTTAAACGGGCTTAGCCGCAGCATTGAAGAGAGCTTGAACGCTTTGAATATCCCTTATAGGCTCATTGGAGCGGTGAGTTTCTATGAAAGAGCTGAGGTTAAAGACGCTTTGGCACTCATGCATGTGGTGGCGAAAAAAGACGATCGCTTTTTTATTAAGCGCGTTTTAAACAAGCCCCCAAGAGGCCTTGGCAAGATCACTCAAGAATGGATTTTTTCTCTTTTAGATGAAGAGAGTTTGGATTTAGAAGAAGCGCTAAAAATTGGGGCGTTTAAAGACAAACTAAACCCTAAAAACGAATACGCTTTGAATAAATTCACCGCTATGATAGGGCGTTTGAGGGAGGCTTTTGAAATTTCAGTAGAGAAGTTTTGCGAGCGGTTTTTAGAAGAAACTAACCTTTTAAAAAGCTATGAAAAAGAAGACAATTACGAAGAAAGAGAGGGCTTTATTAAAGAGCTTTTAAGTTTAGTGAAAGAGCATTTTAAAACTAACCCCACGCATTCTTTGCTGGATTTTTTGAATGAAAGCGTGCTAGATGTCCATAATACAGAAAACGCGCAAAAAGTGAGCTGCATGAGCGTGCATATGAGTAAGGGGTTAGAGTTTAAGCATGTGTTTGTGATTGGGTTAGAAGAGGGGTTTTTCCCGCATAGGGGGTTCAATCAAGAAAGCGATTTGGAAGAAGAAAGGCGCTTGGCTTACGTGGCGATCACTAGGGCTAAAGAAGGATTGCAGCTCTCTTATGTCAAAGAGCGTTCGTATTTTGGGAGGAAAATTTCTTGCTCGCCCTCTGTGTTTTTAGAAGAAGCCCAGTTGCTCAAAAGCGATCAAACCCCTAAACAGGATCACCCAAAAGATACGCCCATTAAAGTGGGGGATTTGATCAAACATAAGATTTTTGGCACCGGTAGGGTTTTAGGCGTGGAAAAGGGCTTGAGCGGTTTGTGTTTGAAAATCAATTGCGGAGGGAATGTCTATGATAAAATCTCAGAAAAATTTGTAGAAAAAGTGGATAACGAGTTTTGA
- a CDS encoding restriction endonuclease subunit S encodes MIGPLSSQLNAIKWGEFRLGDLFEASNGDFDIQKRHINHKGEFVITAGLSNNGVLGQSDIKAKVFESHTITIDMFGCAFYRSFPYKMVTHARVFSLKPKFEINHKIGLFLSTLFFGYPKKFGYENMCSWVKIKNDKVILPLKPTANTQTFEDIDFHFMEKFIAELEAYLKVTGLENTTLSSDEENALNVFNGNNSGGGNTPCGLTWQHFKLGDLFEIRPTKAYNLTNPHLFDSNAKNPVVTNSSLNNGISGYSPLEPTEKGNQITYSDTTTSEGIFYQKRPFIGYSHVQGLYPLKYHEFWNEKTLLYIVVAFKKVACGRFDYGNKFNRKIASEMSIILPTNPHGGIDFHFMRTIINALMKQTIQGVVQYCSAQIQATKEIISQEAPVQKDSLF; translated from the coding sequence GTGATTGGCCCCCTTAGTAGCCAACTCAACGCTATTAAGTGGGGCGAGTTCAGATTAGGGGATTTGTTTGAAGCGAGTAACGGCGATTTTGACATCCAAAAACGCCATATCAATCATAAGGGCGAATTTGTCATCACCGCAGGGCTTAGCAATAATGGCGTTTTAGGGCAAAGCGATATAAAAGCAAAAGTTTTTGAAAGCCATACTATCACTATTGACATGTTTGGTTGCGCGTTTTATCGCAGTTTTCCTTATAAAATGGTAACACACGCTAGGGTATTTTCTCTCAAACCCAAATTTGAAATCAACCATAAAATCGGTTTGTTTTTATCCACGCTATTTTTTGGTTACCCTAAAAAATTCGGCTATGAAAACATGTGCTCATGGGTAAAAATTAAAAACGATAAGGTCATTCTACCCCTAAAACCCACCGCTAACACTCAAACCTTTGAGGATATTGATTTTCATTTCATGGAAAAATTCATAGCCGAACTTGAGGCTTATTTAAAAGTTACAGGGCTAGAAAACACCACCCTTTCTAGCGATGAAGAAAACGCCCTTAACGTTTTCAATGGCAACAATTCTGGGGGGGGTAATACCCCATGCGGCTTAACATGGCAACACTTCAAACTAGGGGATTTGTTTGAAATACGCCCCACAAAAGCCTATAACCTCACAAACCCTCATTTATTTGATAGTAACGCAAAAAATCCAGTCGTTACCAATTCTAGTTTGAACAATGGGATAAGCGGTTATTCTCCTTTAGAACCCACCGAAAAGGGCAATCAGATCACTTATAGCGATACCACGACTTCAGAGGGTATTTTTTATCAAAAAAGACCTTTTATAGGGTATTCGCATGTGCAAGGGCTATACCCTTTAAAATACCATGAGTTTTGGAATGAAAAAACCTTACTCTATATCGTTGTGGCTTTTAAAAAAGTAGCTTGTGGGCGTTTTGATTATGGTAATAAATTCAATCGTAAAATTGCTAGTGAAATGTCAATCATTCTCCCCACCAACCCACATGGCGGTATTGATTTCCATTTCATGCGCACCATCATCAACGCCCTAATGAAACAAACCATTCAAGGCGTGGTTCAATACTGCAGCGCTCAAATCCAGGCTACAAAAGAAATCATCAGCCAAGAAGCGCCCGTTCAAAAAGACTCGTTATTTTAA
- the tmk gene encoding dTMP kinase, which translates to MYVALEGVDGAGKSTQVELLKNRFKNALFTKEPGGTRMGESLRYIALNENISELARAFLFLSDRAEHTESVIKPALKEKKLIISDRSLISGMAYSEFSSLELNLLATQSILPAKIVLLLIDKEGLKQRLSLKSLDKIENQGTEKLLTIQQKLKAHAYALKEKFGCEVLELNAKESVKNLHEQITAFIECAV; encoded by the coding sequence ATGTATGTGGCGTTAGAAGGCGTTGATGGCGCGGGCAAAAGCACTCAAGTAGAATTATTAAAAAACAGGTTTAAAAACGCCCTTTTTACCAAAGAGCCAGGGGGGACGAGAATGGGCGAAAGTTTAAGATATATCGCTTTAAATGAAAATATCAGCGAATTAGCCCGAGCGTTTTTATTTTTAAGCGATAGGGCTGAGCATACAGAAAGCGTGATCAAACCGGCTTTAAAAGAAAAAAAGCTCATCATTAGCGACAGGAGTTTGATTTCTGGCATGGCTTATAGCGAGTTTTCAAGCTTGGAATTAAACCTGCTTGCCACTCAAAGCATCTTGCCTGCAAAAATCGTTCTTTTACTCATAGATAAAGAGGGCTTAAAACAGCGCTTAAGCCTTAAAAGTTTAGACAAAATAGAAAACCAAGGCACAGAGAAATTACTCACCATCCAGCAAAAGCTCAAAGCTCATGCTTATGCGTTAAAAGAAAAATTCGGGTGCGAAGTTTTGGAATTAAACGCTAAAGAAAGCGTTAAAAACTTACACGAACAAATCACCGCCTTTATAGAATGCGCTGTTTAA
- the coaD gene encoding pantetheine-phosphate adenylyltransferase, which yields MQKIGIYPGTFDPVTNGHIDIIHRSSELFEKLIVAVAHSSAKNPMFSLDERLKMMQLATTSFTNVECVAFEGLLANLAKEYHCKVLVRGLRVVSDFEYELQMGYANKSLNHELETLYFMPTLQNAFISSSIVRSIIAHKGDASHLVPKEIYPLISKV from the coding sequence ATGCAAAAAATCGGCATTTACCCGGGCACTTTTGATCCGGTCACTAACGGGCATATAGACATCATCCACCGCTCCAGCGAATTGTTTGAAAAGCTCATTGTGGCTGTGGCGCACTCAAGTGCTAAAAACCCCATGTTTAGTTTAGATGAGCGCTTAAAAATGATGCAACTGGCCACTACAAGTTTTACAAATGTAGAATGCGTTGCGTTTGAAGGGCTATTAGCCAACCTGGCTAAAGAATACCATTGTAAGGTGTTAGTTAGGGGCTTAAGGGTGGTGAGCGATTTTGAATACGAATTGCAAATGGGCTATGCGAACAAATCCTTAAACCACGAATTAGAAACCTTGTATTTCATGCCCACTTTGCAAAACGCTTTCATCAGCTCTTCTATCGTGCGATCCATTATCGCGCATAAGGGCGATGCGAGCCATTTAGTGCCTAAAGAAATTTATCCTTTGATTTCAAAGGTTTAA
- a CDS encoding UbiX family flavin prenyltransferase: MKLVLGISGASGIPLALRFLEKLPKEIEVFVVASKNAHVVALEESNINLKNAMKDLRPSATFFNEQDIHASIASGSYGIHKMAIIPASMDMVAKIAHGFGGDLISRSASVMLKEKRPLLIAPREMPLSAIMLENLLKLAHSNAIIAPPMMTYYTQSKTLEAMQDFLVGKWFDSLGIENDLYPRWGMN, from the coding sequence ATGAAATTAGTTTTAGGCATCAGCGGGGCGAGCGGGATACCCCTAGCCTTGCGGTTTTTAGAGAAATTACCCAAAGAAATTGAAGTTTTTGTCGTGGCGTCTAAAAACGCGCATGTCGTGGCGTTAGAAGAATCGAATATCAATCTTAAAAACGCCATGAAAGACTTACGGCCTAGCGCGACTTTTTTTAACGAGCAAGACATCCATGCGAGCATCGCTTCAGGGAGCTATGGTATCCATAAAATGGCGATCATCCCGGCGAGCATGGACATGGTGGCTAAAATCGCGCATGGCTTTGGGGGGGATTTGATTTCTAGGAGTGCCTCTGTGATGCTTAAAGAAAAGCGCCCCTTACTCATTGCCCCTAGAGAAATGCCTTTAAGCGCTATCATGTTAGAAAATTTGCTCAAACTCGCCCATTCTAATGCGATCATCGCACCGCCGATGATGACTTACTACACCCAGAGCAAGACTTTAGAAGCGATGCAAGATTTTTTAGTGGGGAAGTGGTTTGACAGCTTGGGAATAGAAAATGACTTATACCCACGATGGGGAATGAACTGA